In Oryza brachyantha chromosome 2, ObraRS2, whole genome shotgun sequence, a single window of DNA contains:
- the LOC102703001 gene encoding GDSL esterase/lipase At5g45950-like, whose amino-acid sequence MHAVSCLRSLGSNRAKQRQSMRRLGVALAALLVVACQLSLVTMAAAQLSPPPPPDEQYEDPPMVGLPVTSPPPGEYDSPESPLPDSPPSPEPETPELAPPTPSQQQQQQPWQAPLPPRREPAPPRTVVPPQEPAWSSTPPPPATRVINYTATGCTTMLVFGDSTVDPGNNNRLQTAVKANFLPYGVNFLGGRPTGRFSNGRLITDILAEKLGIARSIPGFRDARLRSGQLRRGVSFASAGSGYDETTARRSNALSFPNQIEDLWLYKRNLQRLVGRRRAEQLVRRATFVVSAGTTDLLFHYLASNQSAVESGPLYENQLITRVANYTQVMATLGGRRFVFVGVPPIGCLPIVRTLLGTGTTRCHENMNLQATSFNDKLVEVVRLLKNQPDIRATFIDTYTIIGKATINPNNYGLTETSRGCCGTGVIEVGQTCRGRKTCTHPSKYMYWDAAHHTERMNQIITDEAIMNSIGEIYV is encoded by the exons ATGCACGCAGTCTCTTGTCTTCGGAGCTTGGGAAGCAACCGTGCAAAGCAAAGGCAGTCCATGAGGAGGCTAGGGGTGGCCCTGGCGGCGTTGCTCGTCGTCGCATGCCAGTTATCCCTGGTAACAATGGCGGCGGCACAGctttcgccgccaccgccaccggatGAACAGTACGAAGATCCGCCCATGGTTGGGCTCCCGGTGACATCGCCGCCACCGGGGGAATACGACTCACCGGAGTCGCCGCTCCCGGattccccgccgtcgccggaacCTGAAACGCCGGAGCTAGCACCACCAACGCCgtcacagcagcagcagcagcagccgtgGCAGGCTCCATTGCCACCAAGGAgggagccggcgccgccacggaCGGTGGTGCCGCCCCAGGAGCCGGCTTGGTCttcaacgccgccgccgccggcaacgaGGGTGATCAACTACACGGCCACCGGCTGTACCACCATGCTGGTGTTCGGTGACTCGACGGTGGATCCCGGCAACAACAACCGGCTGCAGACGGCGGTGAAGGCCAACTTCTTGCCGTACGGCGTCAACTTCCTCGGCGGCAGACCCACCGGCCGGTTCAGCAACGGCCGGCTCATCACTGACATACTCG CGGAAAAACTAGGCATAGCGAGGAGTATTCCAGGATTCCGTGACGCAAGGTTGAGGTCAGGACAGCTGAGGAGGGGTGTGAGTTTTGCATCAGCAGGTTCTGGGTATGACGAGACCACTGCCAGGAGATCG AATGCACTGTCATTTCCCAACCAAATAGAGGATCTTTGGCTTTACAAAAGGAACCTGCAGAGATTAGTTGGGCGAAGAAGAGCAGAACAACTTGTCAGGAGGGCTACATTCGTCGTAAGTGCTGGCACAACAGATCTGCTTTTTCACTACCTTGCCTCAAACCAGTCAGCAGTAGAGAGTGGCCCACTGTACGAAAACCAACTGATAACACGCGTTGCTAACTACACCCAG GTGATGGCAACACTTGGAGGAAGGAGATTTGTCTTTGTTGGAGTGCCCCCAATTGGGTGTTTACCTATTGTTAGAACCTTGCTAGGCACAGGTACAACCAGATGCCATGAAAACATGAACTTGCAGGCAACCTCATTTAATGACAAACTAGTTGAAGTGGTGCGTCTTCTAAAGAATCAACCAGATATCAGGGCTACATTTATTGATACTTATACAATCATTGGCAAGGCAACGATAAACCCCAATAACTATG GTCTGACAGAAACATCAAGAGGTTGCTGTGGAACAGGAGTTATTGAAGTTGGGCAAACATGCAGAGGCCGAAAAACATGCACACATCCCAGCAAGTACATGTACTGGGATGCTGCCCACCACACGGAGAGGATGAACCAAATTATCACAGACGAAGCGATAATGAACTCAATTGGAGAAATTTATGTCTAG
- the LOC102701517 gene encoding linolenate hydroperoxide lyase, chloroplastic produces MLPSFPQPATAAATARPIPGSYGLPLLGPLRDRLDYFWFQGPDEFFRRRAAEHKSTVFRANVPPTFPFFVGVDPRVVAVVDAAAFTALFDPALVDKRDVLIGPYVPSVGFTGGTRVGVYLDTEEADHARTKAFSIDLLRRGARSWAAELRAAVDDMLVAVENDLNKAPDPAAASASYLLPLQKCIFRFLCKALVGADPAADGLVDRFGPYILDVWLALQLVPTQKVGVIPQPLEELLLHSFPLPSFVVKPGYDLLYRFVEKHGAAAVSIAEEEHGISKKEAINNILFVLGFNAFGGFSVFLPFLVMEVGKAGRGDLRQRLREEVRRVLGDGCDVGFAAVREMALVRSTVYEVLRMQPPVPLQFGRARQDFVLRSHGGAAYEIGQGELLCGYQPLAMRDAAVFDRPDEFVPERFVGVDGEALLQYVYWSNGPETSEPSPGNKQCAAKEVVVATACMLVAELFRRYDDFECDGTSFTMLDKRELTPS; encoded by the coding sequence ATGCTGCCGTCGTTCCCGcagccggccaccgccgccgccacggcgcggCCTATACCGGGGAGCTACGGCCTGCCTCTGCTCGGCCCGCTCCGTGACCGCCTCGACTACTTCTGGTTCCAGGGGCCCGACGAGttcttccgccgccgcgccgccgagcacAAGAGCACCGTCTTCCGCGCCAATGTCCCTCCGACCTTCCCCTTCTTCGTCGGCGTCGAcccgcgcgtcgtcgccgtcgtcgacgccgccgccttcaccgCGCTCTTTGACCCCGCGCTCGTCGACAAGCGCGACGTCCTCATCGGGCCCTACGTCCCCAGCGTCGGCTTCACCGGCGGCACCCGCGTCGGCGTCTACCTCGACACCGAGGAGGCCGACCACGCGCGCACCAAGGCCTTCAGCATcgacctcctccgccgcggcgcgcgcagctgggccgccgagctccgcgccgccgtcgatgacATGCTTGTCGCCGTCGAGAATGACCTCAACAAGGCGCcggaccccgccgccgcctccgccagcTACTTGCTCCCGCTCCAGAAGTGCATCTTCCGCTTCCTCTGCAAGGcgctcgtcggcgccgaccCGGCGGCCGACGGGCTCGTCGACCGGTTCGGCCCCTACATCCTCGACGTCTGGCTCGCCCTGCAGCTGGTGCCGACGCAGAAGGTCGGCGTCATCCCGCAGCCGCTGGAGGAGCTGCTCCTCCACTCCTTCCCGCTGCCGTCGTTCGTCGTCAAGCCCGGCTACGACCTGCTCTACCGCTTCGTCGAGaagcacggcgccgccgccgtctccatcgccgaggaggagcacgGCATTAGCAAGAAGGaagccatcaacaacatcCTTTTCGTGCTCGGCTTCAACGCGTTCGGTGGCTTCTCGGTGTTCCTGCCCTTCCTTGTCATGGAGGTCGGCAAggccggccgcggcgaccTGCGGCAGAGGCTTCGTGAGGAGGTGCGCCGCGTGCTGGGAGATGGCTGCGATGTCGGATTCGCGGCGGTGAGGGAGATGGCGCTGGTGCGGTCGACGGTGTACGAGGTGCTCCGGATGCAGCCGCCGGTGCCGCTGCAGTTCGGCCGTGCTCGGCAGGACTTCGTGCTGCGGtcgcacggcggcgcggcgtacGAGATCGGCCAGGGAGAGCTGCTGTGCGGGTACCAGCCGCTGGCCAtgcgcgacgcggcggtgtTCGACCGGCCAGACGAGTTCGTGCCGGAGAGAttcgtcggcgtcgacggcgaggcgctGCTGCAGTACGTGTACTGGTCCAACGGGCCGGAGACCAgcgagccgtcgccggggaACAAGCAGTGCGCAGCCAAGGAGGTGGTCGTGGCCACGGCGTGCATGCTCGTCGCCGAGCTGTTCCGGCGATACGACGACTTCGAGTGCGACGGCACGTCCTTCACCATGCTCGACAAGAGGGAGCTCACTCCAAGCTAG
- the LOC102701240 gene encoding putative zinc finger protein CONSTANS-LIKE 11 gives MPDAAAACDSCRAERALLHCRQHDARLCLTCDLAAHRHAHDHQRAPLCDGCHAAPAVARSDAGPFCEACARDGERQCRRTAATYTGVPNQAEMARILDAPLPSPSPPPPPVTEEAWIDDALLLPYDNYPEVLNSMMFQDSNTGMGKETMTGTTTAGEEALLIDNANQPDYFQAWTNSFDSVALMEPGALQEPSYFDLEPSYLNFESCLLGTDQQMASSMQPDSADLLQPLNMSDTPYVQLPMMDTNLNNDIGATPLPSNLVELIPQPDVSLLQPLTMNDTLQPLTMNETTYDQLPMIDTNTSNDASSDFTCANFQSSSTSLLPGGNSCQDQQAHCVELPKKPCPDPEQRQRAVQRYKQKRNNRRFVKQIMYASRKATADTRRRVRGRFVKASLEQGSNSNDNKQPNHEPD, from the exons AtgccggacgccgccgccgcctgcgacTCGTGCCGCGCGGAGCGCGCGCTGCTGCACTGCCGGCAGCACGACGCCCGCCTCTGCCTGACCTGCGACCTCGCCGCGCACCGGCACGCGCACGACCACCAGCGCGCGCCGCTCTGCGACGGCTGCCAcgccgcgcccgccgtcgcgcgcTCCGACGCCGGCCCCTTCTGCGAGGCCtgcgcgcgcgacggcgagcgccagtgccgccgcaccgccgccacgtACACCGGCGTTCCCAACCAGGCCGAGATGGCACGCATCCTCgacgcgccgctgccgtcgccgtcaccgccgccgccgccggtgaccgAGGAGGCGTGGATCGACGACGCGCTCCTATTGCCGTACGACAACTATCCCGAGGTGTTAAACTCCATG ATGTTCCAAGATTCGAATACTGGCATGGGTAAAGAGACGATGACAGGAACCACAACAGCAGGAGAAGAAGCTTTACTGATTGACAACGCGAATCAGCCAGATTACTTTCAAGCCTGGACCAACTCGTTCGATTCAGTCGCACTAATGGAACCAGGCGCATTGCAA GAACCTTCTTATTTCGATTTGGAACCTTCTTATCTCAATTTCGAATCCTGTTTGCTGGGCACTGATCAGCAAATGGCATCCTCTATGCAACCAGATTCTGCTGATCTTCTGCAACCTCTGAACATGAGTGACACACCATATGTTCAGTTGCCAATGATGGACACAAACCTCAACAACGATATAGGAGCAACCCCATTGCCTTCAAACCTCGTAGAGCTCATACCGCAACCAGATGTCAGTCTTCTGCAGCCACTGACCATGAACGACACTCTGCAACCACTGACCATGAACGAAACGACCTATGATCAATTGCCGATGATAGACACAAACACAAGCAACGATGCAAGTTCAGATTTTACCTGTGCAAATTTCCAGAGCTCCAGCACGAGCTTGCTGCCTGGCGGGAACAGCTGCCAAGATCAACAAGCCCATTGTGTTGAGTTGCCGAAGAAACCTTGCCCTGACCCAGAGCAGAGACAGCGAGCTGTGCAGAGATACAAGCAAAAAAGGAACAACAGGAG GTTCGTCAAGCAGATAATGTACGCCTCCCGAAAGGCCACAGCAGATACTCGAAGGCGTGTGAGAGGCAGGTTTGTGAAAGCCTCATTGGAGCAGGGCAGCAACTCTAATGACAATAAGCAACCAAACCATGAACCAGATTAA